A stretch of Schistocerca americana isolate TAMUIC-IGC-003095 chromosome 3, iqSchAmer2.1, whole genome shotgun sequence DNA encodes these proteins:
- the LOC124606446 gene encoding uncharacterized protein LOC124606446 yields MREQCVPEKYVRLVKEMYRGAMTQVRSSVGMTEEFPVKVRLHRGSALSPYLFDLIMDVLVKDVKKEAPWNMMFADDVVPCEQSIDRLEEKLEDWRKALEERGTKISRTKSEYLVLKDVYMRSCKIQDDEVKSVCKFKYLGWYIQRDGGLESEIQHRINCGWNNWRKMSGVLCDKKVSIGLKGKVYKSVIN; encoded by the coding sequence atgagagaacagtgcgtgccagagaagtatgtgaggttagtgaaggaaatgtacagaggagcaatgacacaggtgagaagtagtgtgggcatgacagaGGAGTTTCCGGTAAAAGTAAGGTTACATCGAGGGTCTgcgcttagtccctacctctttgacctgattatggatgtgctggtgaaagatgtgaagaaggaagcgccgtggaatatgatgtttgcggatgatgtggttccTTGCGAGCAGAGTATCGACAggcttgaggaaaagctggaggattggaggaaggcactagaagaaagagggacgaaaattagcaggacaaagtcagaatatttagtacTGAAGGATGTGTACATGAGGTCTTgtaagatccaggatgatgaggtgaaatcggtctgcaaattcaaatacctggggtggtacatacagagggacggaggactggaaagcgagatacaacaccgaataaattgtggttggaacaactggaggaaaatgagtggagtgttgtgtgacaagaaggtgagcattgggttgaaagggaaagtgtacaagtcggtgatCAATTGA